One segment of Anguilla anguilla isolate fAngAng1 chromosome 1, fAngAng1.pri, whole genome shotgun sequence DNA contains the following:
- the LOC118211062 gene encoding claudin-20 translates to MASAGVQIFAFILALLGIFGATVATLLPNWKVSADMGANIITAISQMQGLWMDCTWYSTGMFSCTLKYSVLALPAYLQTARTTMVLSCVLAALGLCLASLGLKCTRWGGGRRAKRRAALAGGSCLVAAGLLCLVPASWFIDEVISSFLDSNVPESSKFEPGGAVYVAFVSSGFLFLGGAVFCVSCSGKRRGPRADPPALAPPDKLLQQQQQQQQLQQQHHQQQQLQHQQHLQQQLQQQQLQQQQQQQFQPQFPQHLLLQPPLPPPQHQYCTLSPLDNRAGYSLQDYV, encoded by the coding sequence atGGCGTCGGCCGGCGTGCAGATCTTCGCCTTCATCCTGGCCCTCCTGGGCATCTTCGGCGCCACCGTGGCCACCCTGCTGCCCAACTGGAAGGTGAGCGCCGACATGGGCGCCAACATCATCACCGCCATCTCGCAGATGCAGGGCCTGTGGATGGACTGCACCTGGTACAGCACCGGCATGTTCAGCTGCACCCTCAAGTACTCCGTCCTGGCCCTGCCGGCCTACCTGCAGACGGCCCGCACCACCATGGTGCTCTCCTGCGTCCTGGCCGCCCTGGGCCTCTGCCTGGCCTCCCTGGGCCTCAAGTGCACCcgctgggggggcgggcggcgggccAAGCGGCGGGCGGCGCTGGCCGGCGGCTCCTGCCTGGTGGCGGCCGGCCTCCTCTGCCTGGTGCCGGCCTCCTGGTTCATCGACGAGGTCATCTCCAGCTTCCTGGACTCCAACGTGCCCGAGAGCAGCAAGTTCGAGCCGGGCGGCGCCGTCTACGTGGCCTTCGTCTCCTCgggcttcctcttcctgggcGGGGCCGTCTTCTGCGTCTCCTGCTCGGGCAAGAGGCGGGGCCCGCGGGCGGACCCGCCCGCACTGGCGCCTCCGGACaagctcctgcagcagcagcagcagcagcagcaattgcagcagcagcaccaccagcagcagcagttgcagcaccagcagcacttgcagcagcagctgcaacagcagcagttgcagcagcagcagcagcagcagttccaGCCGCAGTTCCCGCAGCACCTGCTGCTCCAGCccccgctgccgccgccgcagcACCAGTACTgcaccctctctcccctggaCAACCGGGCCGGCTACAGCCTGCAGGATTACGTGTAG